Within the Streptomyces sp. NBC_00554 genome, the region GTCTTCACGGAGGTCGCGGGTGGCGACCCCGGCTACGACGAGACCGCCAAGATGCTCGCGGAGGCCGCGCTGTCCCTGGCCTTCGACGAACTGCCGGAGACGGCCGGGCAGGTCACGACGGCGGTGGCGATGGGGGACGCGCTGACGGAGCGGCTGCGCGGGGCGGGGATCACGTTCCGGGTGGCGGCCACCCTCTGAACGGGCTCTGTTGGGCCCACTTGAACGGCTTGGGCTCTACTGGGCCCACCCGGTGACCGTGTAGATCATCCCGCCTATCCAGGCGACTCCGGCGATCACCGCGAGGAACAGCGCGCCCATCACGGCGCGCTCGACGGGCTGGGTGGGGTGGGCTTCGGGCTTCGGGGCGCGGTGCGTCGTCATGGGACACAGCCTGCCGATCATGACCGTGCCCCGACATCCGTACAGATACTCAGATCACGTACTCAGTCAACGGGGCGGCCTCCAGGAGTTGCCTCCTGGAGGGCCCGTCCGCAGAGGGAGTCCGCTCGTCGGGTGGACTCCGGGAGGCGGTACTTCGGGGTGAGCGCGAGCGTGTGCGCACACGCGTTGTCGAGGCTCACCCGGTGGCCGACCGACACGAAAACCGGCTTCACACCGTCCTGGGTGCGCAGGGCGCGTCCCACCTCGTCCTGGCCCGCGTCCTCGCCTGCGACGAGCGGGGACGCGCTGCCGCGCCGGGCGCCCGGCTCCTCGTACGAGAAGGTGAAGGGGTTCTTGGCGACCCCGATGGTGGGCAGCCCGGTGAGCACGCCGAGGTGGCTGGCGAGGCCGAAGCGCCGCGGGTGGGCCAGGCCGTAGCCGTCGCAGACGACGAGACCCGGTGCGCAGGGCAGGGCGTCGAGTGCGGCCAGGACGGTCGGGAGTTCACGGAAGGCGAGGAGTCCGGGAACGTATGGGAAGGAGACCTGGCCGACGGCGGTCGCCTCCGCGACGACATCGAGCGTCGCCGCGTCGAGCACGACGGCCGCGGCCACGACGACGTCCCGTTCGTCGTCGTACGCCACGTCGACACCGGTCACATGGCCGGTGCCGGGCGGCGGTCCCGGTTCACCGAGGACCACCCGCCCCCGCAACTCGTCCTGCACTGCGCGCGCTTGCTCTTCGGTGGCGGGCCAGCCCGCGGGGATCCTTACGGTCGTCATGGTGGGCACGAGCGTACGACCACGAAGCGGGCCGGTCGCGGCCTGTCCATGTCCGAGCGGCCGTGGATCAGGTCAGCGCTCCAGGCGTGCCACCCGGCCCTGTTCGCCGGATGCCCAGCAGCCGAGGTCGGGGGCGCAGTCCACGGTGTCGTACGAGCCGGTGTCCAGCGTGCGCCAGGTGCGGCCGCCGTCGGTCGTCAGGTCGGTGCCGGTGGGGCCGACGGCGAGCGCGGACGTGCGGCTGTGCGGGAGCCAGGTGACGCCGGAGCGGTAGGCGGGCGGCGGCTGTGCCGCGGGCGTCCAGGTGCGGCCGCCGTCGGGGGTGAGCGCCGCCGCCTGCGGGGAGGCCTGGTCGGCGCGGTAGTCGCCGCCGACCGCGAGGCCGTGGGTGCGGTCGCGGAAGGCGAGGGCGAAGACGCCGCGCGCCGGGTCGCCGGCCGGAATGGTCGTGTCGGCGGCCGTCCAGGTCAGGCCCCGGTCGGCGGAGTGCAGCACGCGCGCGCGTGCACCCCCGCCGGTGGCAAGCCACACGTCACGAGGCCCCGAGCTCACCAGGCACTGCCCGCCGGCCGCGAAGCCCGCCTCGCCTGCCTGGGCCGCGGGCATGCCGTCGTCGGGCAGAACCTTCCAGGAGCGGCCGCCGTCGCTCGTGGAAAGGATGCGGAACTTGCCGTCCACCGGGTCGCTCATCGCCAGACCGTGGCGGCTGTCGAAGAAGGTGACGCAGTCGTAGAAGGCTCTGGCGTCGGTGTTGCGGAACGACTCGGTCCAGGTCGCGCCGCCGTCATCGGTCCTGAACACCCGGGAGGCCTCGCCCTCACCGATGGCCAGGACCACGGCGCGCCGCGCGTCGAAGGCCTCGATGTCGCGGAACTGCAGGTCCTGGGCGCCGGGCGGCGAGACGTTCCGCCAGTTCGCGCCGCCGTCGACGGTACGCAGCACGGTGCCGCCGGAACCGGCCACCCAGGCGGTGTTCCGGCTGACGGCCGACAGCCCGCGGAAGCGTACGTCCGCGCCGCTGTCCTTCAGCTCCCAGTGGGGCATCTTCGCCGCCGCCTCCGCCACCGTTTGCGCCTGCGCGGGCGCCGCCGTCAGCACGGCGGCGAGTGCGGTCGCGCACAGTCCCACGGTGGCCATCCGACTCGTACGTCTCGTGCGTCGCGTCTTTCCCAAGCCCCTCATGGCGGGCGAAGCTAGCCCACTCCCCCGGTGACGTCCAGATGGCGTCCTCCGGGAACCCGGAGACCTCTACTGGGTGTCCTCTTGGATGTCCGGACACCACAGGACGGGAACTGGATCACCACAGCAAATGAAAGCGGTGACACAGGTCACTCAGGTTTCATGTGCACGGATCGACTCGTTCTTTCGTCTCTTCAATTGACCGGCCTCATCCGCCCGGAGTTCGTTCAGCTGTCACAAAGGGAGCAAGGCGTTGTCCATCGTCATCGAGCAGCCCGTAGAGGCACGTCTCGTCGCCGCCGCGCCGAGGATGCCGAGCATTCCCGCAACCCTCCACTACGACCGAAGCGATCCCTTCGCCGTCCGTATGACCTTCCCCGCCCCGGCCACCCTGGAAGGCGTGGAGGTCTGCTGGACGTTCGGGCGCGAGCTTCTCGTGTCCGGACTGGAGGGCGCGGTGGGCTTCGGCGACGTACGCGTACGCCCGTACGGCTACGACCGCACCGTTCTGGAGTTCCACGCCCCCGAGGGCACCGCGGTGGTGCATGTGCGCTCGGGTGACGTACGGAGCTTCCTGAGCCGCTCCACGGACCTCGTGCCCATGGGGCTCGAACACCTCCAGGTGGACCTGGACCACGACCTCGCGGAGCTCATGCGCGGCCCCTGCTGAGCGGCTCCCCGACCTTCCTCAGCAACTGCCACTCATCAGCG harbors:
- a CDS encoding endonuclease V encodes the protein MTTVRIPAGWPATEEQARAVQDELRGRVVLGEPGPPPGTGHVTGVDVAYDDERDVVVAAAVVLDAATLDVVAEATAVGQVSFPYVPGLLAFRELPTVLAALDALPCAPGLVVCDGYGLAHPRRFGLASHLGVLTGLPTIGVAKNPFTFSYEEPGARRGSASPLVAGEDAGQDEVGRALRTQDGVKPVFVSVGHRVSLDNACAHTLALTPKYRLPESTRRADSLCGRALQEATPGGRPVD
- the mmpA gene encoding morphogenic membrane protein MmpA, coding for MTTHRAPKPEAHPTQPVERAVMGALFLAVIAGVAWIGGMIYTVTGWAQ
- a CDS encoding SsgA family sporulation/cell division regulator, with product MSIVIEQPVEARLVAAAPRMPSIPATLHYDRSDPFAVRMTFPAPATLEGVEVCWTFGRELLVSGLEGAVGFGDVRVRPYGYDRTVLEFHAPEGTAVVHVRSGDVRSFLSRSTDLVPMGLEHLQVDLDHDLAELMRGPC
- a CDS encoding oxidoreductase, encoding MATVGLCATALAAVLTAAPAQAQTVAEAAAKMPHWELKDSGADVRFRGLSAVSRNTAWVAGSGGTVLRTVDGGANWRNVSPPGAQDLQFRDIEAFDARRAVVLAIGEGEASRVFRTDDGGATWTESFRNTDARAFYDCVTFFDSRHGLAMSDPVDGKFRILSTSDGGRSWKVLPDDGMPAAQAGEAGFAAGGQCLVSSGPRDVWLATGGGARARVLHSADRGLTWTAADTTIPAGDPARGVFALAFRDRTHGLAVGGDYRADQASPQAAALTPDGGRTWTPAAQPPPAYRSGVTWLPHSRTSALAVGPTGTDLTTDGGRTWRTLDTGSYDTVDCAPDLGCWASGEQGRVARLER